In Campylobacter sp. 2014D-0216, the following proteins share a genomic window:
- a CDS encoding sulfite exporter TauE/SafE family protein, producing MNLDFFALASIAFLSSFGHCYGMCGGFVLAYTQLSKQIKLPFFLLIFSYHISRILAYVCLGVLFALFGSLIAPSEFLKGIMYFIIGNFMILLALALIFKGKLLAFLEKSLIFDSLIKKNISKLIQKKSFASTLLLGFLNGFVPCGLVYFYIAFGMSTQDLYLSALVMLIFGLSTLPALMFFSYFSKIVNERFQKLASLASYGLILCYGLYFSYLGFIFTR from the coding sequence GTGAATTTAGATTTTTTTGCTTTGGCGAGTATAGCTTTTCTTTCAAGCTTTGGACATTGTTATGGAATGTGCGGAGGTTTTGTTTTGGCTTATACTCAACTTTCAAAGCAAATTAAACTTCCTTTTTTTCTTTTGATCTTTTCTTATCATATTTCAAGAATTTTAGCTTATGTATGTTTGGGTGTGCTTTTTGCATTGTTTGGAAGTTTAATCGCACCAAGTGAATTTTTAAAAGGGATCATGTATTTTATAATCGGTAATTTTATGATCTTACTTGCTTTGGCTTTGATTTTTAAAGGAAAGCTTTTAGCATTTTTAGAAAAGTCACTTATTTTTGATAGTTTGATTAAAAAAAATATTTCTAAACTTATTCAAAAAAAATCATTCGCAAGCACTCTGTTGCTTGGTTTTTTAAATGGTTTTGTGCCTTGTGGCTTGGTGTATTTTTATATCGCTTTTGGTATGAGTACACAAGATTTGTATTTATCAGCATTGGTCATGTTGATTTTTGGATTATCTACTTTACCAGCACTTATGTTTTTTTCTTATTTTTCTAAAATTGTAAATGAAAGGTTTCAAAAGCTTGCTAGTTTAGCTTCATACGGGTTGATTTTGTGCTATGGCTTGTATTTTTCTTATTTGGGATTTATCTTTACAAGATAA
- the ccoN gene encoding cytochrome-c oxidase, cbb3-type subunit I yields MHPGNALNYDYTVAKCFMFATLLFGVIGMAIGTLIAFQMAYPDLNYLAGEYGTFSRLRPLHTSGVIFGFMLSGIWATWYYIGQRVLKVSMAESSFLMFIGKLHFWLYMITMIIAIFTLFAGISTSKEYAELEWPLDIMVVLVWVLWGVSIFGLIGIRREKTLYVSLWYYIATFLGIAMLYLFNNMAVPTYFVSGMGDWWHSVSMYAGTNDALVQWWYGHNAVAFVFTVGIIAQIYYFLPKESGQPIFSYKLSLFAFWGLMFVYLWAGGHHLIYSTVPDWMQTMGSVFSIVLILPSWGSAINILLTMKGEWSQLRESPLIKFMILASTFYMFSTLEGPILSIKSVNALAHFTDWIPGHVHDGTLGWVGFMTMAALYHMVPRVFKRELYSKSLMEAQFWIQTTGIVLYFSSMWIAGITQGMMWRATDEYGNLLYTFIDTVEAIIPYYWIRAVGGLLYLVGFFMFVYNIYKSISVGRVLDKEPKSASPMAA; encoded by the coding sequence ATGCACCCAGGAAATGCATTAAACTATGACTATACGGTTGCAAAATGCTTTATGTTTGCTACCTTATTGTTTGGTGTTATTGGTATGGCTATTGGAACGCTTATTGCCTTTCAAATGGCTTATCCGGATTTAAACTATTTAGCCGGTGAGTACGGTACTTTTTCAAGACTTAGACCTCTACACACTTCAGGTGTGATTTTTGGTTTTATGCTCTCTGGAATTTGGGCAACTTGGTATTATATTGGTCAGCGTGTGCTAAAAGTTAGTATGGCAGAGTCAAGCTTTTTGATGTTTATTGGAAAGTTACACTTTTGGCTTTATATGATCACTATGATTATAGCTATTTTTACTTTGTTTGCGGGTATTAGCACTTCAAAAGAGTATGCTGAACTTGAATGGCCACTTGATATAATGGTAGTTTTGGTTTGGGTTTTATGGGGTGTAAGCATTTTTGGTCTTATTGGAATTCGCCGTGAAAAAACTTTATATGTTTCACTTTGGTATTATATAGCTACATTTTTAGGTATAGCAATGCTTTATTTATTCAATAATATGGCAGTGCCTACTTATTTTGTAAGCGGTATGGGTGATTGGTGGCATAGTGTTTCTATGTATGCAGGAACAAACGATGCTTTAGTACAATGGTGGTATGGACATAATGCAGTTGCATTTGTATTTACTGTTGGTATTATCGCTCAAATTTATTACTTTTTACCAAAAGAAAGCGGTCAGCCTATCTTCTCTTATAAATTATCTTTATTTGCGTTTTGGGGACTAATGTTTGTATATTTATGGGCAGGTGGACACCACTTGATTTACTCAACTGTGCCTGATTGGATGCAAACTATGGGTTCTGTTTTTTCAATTGTTCTTATTTTGCCTTCTTGGGGTTCAGCAATTAATATCTTGCTTACTATGAAAGGTGAATGGAGTCAATTAAGAGAAAGTCCGTTGATTAAATTTATGATTTTAGCATCAACTTTTTATATGTTCTCTACTTTAGAAGGTCCAATTCTTTCTATTAAATCAGTTAACGCTTTAGCGCACTTTACAGATTGGATTCCAGGACACGTTCACGATGGTACTTTAGGTTGGGTTGGATTTATGACCATGGCTGCACTTTATCACATGGTACCTAGAGTATTTAAAAGAGAGCTTTATAGTAAATCATTAATGGAAGCTCAATTTTGGATCCAAACTACAGGTATAGTACTATACTTTAGTTCTATGTGGATAGCAGGTATCACTCAAGGTATGATGTGGAGAGCTACAGATGAATATGGTAACTTACTTTACACATTCATTGATACTGTAGAAGCGATTATTCCTTATTATTGGATTAGAGCTGTAGGTGGATTGTTATACTTGGTAGGATTTTTCATGTTTGTTTATAATATTTACAAATCAATTTCAGTGGGTAGAGTGCTTGATAAAGAGCCAAAAAGTGCTTCGCCTATGGCAGCATAA
- the ccoO gene encoding cytochrome-c oxidase, cbb3-type subunit II, with the protein MFSWLEKNPFFFAVAVFIVIAYAGIVEVLPDFAQNARPIEGKKPYTVLQLAGRHAYIKESCNACHSQLIRPFKSETDRYGMYSVSGEYAYDRPFLWGSKRTGPDLLRVGNFRTTDWHENHMWDPVSVVPGSIMPAYKHMFSNNANIETAYAEALTVKKVFNVPYDTENGTKLGTWEEAQAEVKAEAQAIVDQMKNQDVKDAFARGEIREIVALIAYLNSLK; encoded by the coding sequence ATGTTTAGTTGGTTAGAAAAAAATCCATTCTTTTTTGCTGTAGCCGTATTTATCGTGATTGCGTATGCGGGTATTGTAGAAGTTTTACCTGATTTTGCGCAAAATGCAAGACCAATCGAGGGTAAAAAACCTTACACAGTTTTACAGCTTGCAGGACGCCATGCTTATATTAAAGAAAGTTGTAATGCATGTCACTCGCAATTAATTCGCCCTTTTAAATCAGAAACAGACCGTTATGGTATGTATTCAGTAAGTGGTGAGTATGCTTATGATAGACCATTCTTATGGGGTTCTAAAAGAACAGGACCTGATTTATTACGTGTAGGAAATTTTAGAACTACAGATTGGCATGAAAACCACATGTGGGATCCAGTTTCTGTAGTACCTGGTTCTATTATGCCAGCTTATAAACATATGTTTAGCAATAATGCAAACATTGAAACAGCTTATGCAGAAGCATTGACTGTGAAAAAAGTTTTCAATGTGCCTTATGATACCGAAAATGGCACAAAACTTGGAACATGGGAAGAAGCTCAAGCAGAAGTTAAAGCAGAAGCTCAAGCGATAGTAGATCAAATGAAAAATCAAGATGTTAAAGATGCGTTTGCTAGAGGTGAAATTAGAGAAATCGTAGCTTTAATCGCATATCTTAATAGCTTAAAATAG
- a CDS encoding cytochrome c oxidase, cbb3-type, CcoQ subunit yields the protein MDLELIRELQAYGFFALVVFLVVVLYSYWFHLYKSEKTGRRNYEKYADLALHDEISDSVLEQNKRSA from the coding sequence ATGGATTTAGAACTAATAAGAGAGCTACAAGCTTATGGTTTTTTTGCTCTTGTAGTATTTTTGGTGGTAGTTTTGTATTCTTATTGGTTTCATTTGTATAAATCTGAAAAAACAGGTAGAAGAAACTATGAAAAATATGCTGATTTGGCATTGCATGATGAAATCAGTGATAGTGTTTTAGAGCAAAATAAAAGGAGTGCTTAA
- a CDS encoding cbb3-type cytochrome c oxidase N-terminal domain-containing protein → MQWLNLQDNVNLLSFIGAILIILITLVVVGRLYKSMKEDKSEGELSEHTWDGIGEYKNPVPLGWAVVFFLAIVWCIWYFLWGYPLNSYSQIGEYNKAVQAHNEKFAQKFANLSAQDKKEMGKNIFLVQCSSCHGITGDGINGKAQNLNVWGSEEGLIEIITKGSKGLNYPMGEMLGAADNGIDEADVPAIAAYVASEISAIKKTDNPQLVAKGKELFATCTVCHGENGTGTIDGQLVAPDLTKYGSAAFVVDVLNRGKAGSIGMMPHFNNGLLNELQKEAVGEYVISLSRGE, encoded by the coding sequence ATGCAATGGTTGAATTTACAAGATAATGTTAACTTATTATCTTTTATCGGAGCAATTCTTATCATTTTAATTACATTAGTTGTGGTAGGAAGATTGTATAAAAGTATGAAAGAAGACAAGAGCGAAGGTGAATTAAGCGAGCACACTTGGGATGGCATAGGAGAGTATAAAAATCCTGTGCCACTTGGTTGGGCTGTTGTGTTTTTCTTAGCGATAGTATGGTGTATTTGGTATTTTCTTTGGGGATATCCTTTAAACAGCTATTCACAAATAGGTGAATACAATAAAGCAGTTCAAGCCCATAATGAAAAATTTGCACAAAAATTCGCAAATTTAAGTGCACAAGATAAAAAAGAAATGGGTAAAAACATTTTCTTAGTTCAATGTTCTTCTTGTCATGGTATCACAGGTGATGGTATTAACGGTAAAGCACAAAACCTTAATGTGTGGGGTTCTGAAGAAGGACTTATAGAGATTATCACAAAAGGTTCAAAGGGCTTGAATTATCCTATGGGAGAAATGTTGGGTGCGGCTGATAATGGCATAGATGAAGCTGATGTTCCAGCAATTGCTGCGTATGTTGCTTCTGAAATTTCAGCGATTAAAAAGACAGATAACCCTCAACTTGTAGCAAAAGGAAAAGAGCTTTTTGCAACTTGTACAGTATGTCATGGGGAAAATGGTACAGGGACTATTGATGGACAGTTAGTGGCTCCAGATTTAACAAAATACGGTAGTGCTGCTTTTGTTGTAGATGTTTTAAACCGTGGTAAAGCAGGAAGTATAGGTATGATGCCTCATTTTAACAATGGTTTATTAAATGAACTTCAAAAAGAGGCAGTAGGTGAATATGTAATTTCTCTTTCAAGGGGTGAATGA
- a CDS encoding DUF4006 family protein encodes MENSNRCVFALSGVSGMLIATVLLLSILTGLTIWGLKTQQEVMQKPYKIENPEQIKMFDSKREEHIIIKE; translated from the coding sequence ATGGAAAATTCAAATAGATGTGTATTTGCACTTTCGGGTGTAAGTGGAATGTTGATCGCGACAGTTTTATTGCTATCAATTTTAACAGGACTTACTATTTGGGGACTTAAAACACAGCAAGAAGTAATGCAAAAACCTTACAAAATAGAAAATCCAGAGCAAATTAAAATGTTTGACTCTAAAAGAGAAGAACATATCATCATAAAGGAATGA
- a CDS encoding FixH family protein: protein MQSKKTFWPYGILISLGLIVIACIVTVIIASKAPVYEDNFYFDSYQNVELNYNEIQNRQKAFDENFKLSVKDRESFTRKKSQIYYINEGENEFRITVDNLKNYDLNQLQIQALLSRPHTSVDDKNLEVKIEANDLVFSFDAKEKGAWQVLLKITQNENSVGFFKFFLQTK from the coding sequence ATGCAGAGTAAAAAAACATTTTGGCCTTATGGTATTTTGATTTCTTTAGGGCTTATTGTAATTGCTTGTATTGTGACTGTCATTATAGCAAGTAAAGCTCCTGTGTATGAAGATAATTTTTATTTTGATTCTTACCAAAATGTAGAATTAAACTATAATGAAATTCAAAATAGGCAAAAAGCTTTTGATGAAAATTTTAAATTAAGTGTTAAAGATAGAGAAAGTTTTACGCGTAAAAAAAGTCAAATTTACTATATCAACGAAGGAGAAAATGAGTTTAGAATCACAGTGGATAATCTAAAAAACTATGATCTTAATCAACTTCAAATTCAAGCATTGCTTTCGCGTCCACATACTAGTGTTGATGATAAAAATTTAGAAGTGAAAATAGAAGCTAATGATTTAGTTTTTAGTTTTGATGCTAAAGAAAAAGGTGCTTGGCAGGTGCTTTTAAAAATTACTCAAAATGAAAATAGTGTAGGATTTTTTAAATTTTTTCTCCAAACTAAATGA
- a CDS encoding PD-(D/E)XK nuclease family protein — MKLFIFSSLRALRKYYEEKLQDDILVDPAMSVAEFMQKVVFSPSFQASHYECLLLMKKACEQTKNLEQSLKIPSNFFAFLKNNAYLFSFFKELSLEKKDIAALKFHDAYAQYDEHLQILEELFKNYLTLLKEQNLYDDISLPLDYEINVDFLKNYDEIVFDFQGFLNAFEVEILLKIKAILPIKIRFNCTRFNKDFLSTLSFLQGIDLKIDHVYCFDLNHEAILEEKCFLKESQINYKSFNLRSLQAAFVFEKINTFLKAGICAKDIVVITPDEKFVDILRLYDKNNVLNYASGESIKNTAFYHRLKSLYEGAKDEEFEYEENENFYEKWNLNKHWCNFHFFPSSIDFAEFKKLFDENVSFDFFENLIYCLLEDGNDELKNYIQQELIFIKELIRTHALSLAQILELFFMQIDSIKLSSVGGGEVTVMGLLESRGLRYDGVIIVDFNDEFIPKRVSSELFLNNEIRKKAELITHAQRENLQRHYYYTLIAKAKLVGITYVENEEKIKSRFLSELEFPLYEDKTYSNNAYVKYFQTHPCMFNLDPIVSIRAEHDYFQNDLSFSRFHLLVHYGLDYYYKYVLGLKEPKILDDTLRANELGSFIHKALELYYTQKSKNHFDYEVFMQVIKDMQQYRIDALNLALIQTIFKEFQILENEHFKQGYVVEKCEFMPPKKEFTAENGVKIRAIGFLDRVDNNGNERLIIDYKSGKADEKSYQLAFYKFLLESQNAPSNTKACFYDLKNIKIIHENSKSKSVQELKDLLNELAKEPLEKEFFNQKNDNTYSPYAMLYKKEFKL; from the coding sequence ATGAAGCTTTTTATTTTTAGTTCTTTGAGAGCATTGAGAAAATACTATGAGGAAAAGCTACAAGATGATATCTTAGTGGATCCGGCTATGAGTGTGGCTGAATTCATGCAAAAAGTGGTTTTTTCTCCTTCTTTTCAAGCCTCGCATTATGAATGTTTGCTTTTAATGAAAAAAGCTTGCGAGCAAACTAAAAATTTAGAGCAGAGTTTAAAAATACCAAGTAATTTCTTTGCTTTTTTAAAAAACAATGCATATTTGTTTAGCTTTTTTAAAGAATTAAGTTTAGAAAAAAAAGATATTGCTGCATTGAAATTTCATGATGCTTATGCACAGTATGATGAACATTTGCAAATTTTAGAAGAGCTTTTTAAGAATTATCTTACCTTGTTAAAAGAGCAAAATTTATACGATGATATTTCTTTGCCACTTGATTATGAAATCAATGTTGATTTTTTAAAAAATTATGATGAGATTGTTTTTGATTTTCAAGGCTTTTTGAATGCTTTTGAAGTAGAGATTTTGCTAAAAATTAAAGCAATATTACCTATTAAGATACGATTTAATTGCACTCGATTTAATAAAGATTTTTTAAGTACGCTTAGTTTTTTGCAAGGTATTGATTTAAAGATAGATCATGTTTATTGTTTTGATTTAAATCATGAAGCAATTTTAGAAGAAAAGTGTTTTTTGAAAGAAAGTCAAATTAACTATAAAAGTTTTAATTTAAGATCATTACAAGCAGCTTTTGTTTTTGAAAAAATCAATACATTTTTAAAAGCGGGTATTTGTGCAAAAGATATCGTGGTGATCACTCCTGATGAGAAATTTGTAGATATTTTGAGGTTATATGATAAAAATAATGTTTTAAACTATGCAAGTGGTGAAAGTATTAAGAATACAGCTTTTTATCATCGATTAAAATCCTTGTATGAGGGTGCTAAGGATGAGGAATTTGAATATGAAGAAAATGAGAATTTTTATGAGAAGTGGAATTTAAATAAGCATTGGTGTAATTTTCATTTTTTCCCTTCTAGTATTGATTTTGCAGAGTTTAAAAAACTTTTTGATGAGAATGTTTCTTTTGATTTTTTTGAAAATCTAATCTATTGCTTGCTAGAAGATGGCAACGATGAATTGAAAAATTATATTCAGCAAGAGTTGATTTTCATCAAAGAGCTTATCAGAACTCATGCGTTAAGTTTGGCTCAGATTTTAGAATTATTTTTTATGCAAATTGATAGTATAAAATTAAGTAGTGTTGGGGGTGGTGAAGTCACTGTAATGGGGCTTTTAGAAAGTAGGGGACTTAGATATGATGGAGTAATTATAGTTGATTTTAATGATGAGTTTATCCCAAAAAGAGTTTCAAGTGAGTTGTTTTTAAACAATGAAATTCGCAAAAAAGCAGAGCTTATTACTCATGCACAAAGAGAAAATTTACAAAGGCACTATTACTACACTTTAATAGCTAAAGCAAAATTGGTGGGAATTACTTATGTGGAAAATGAAGAAAAAATCAAATCAAGATTTTTAAGTGAACTCGAATTTCCACTTTATGAAGATAAGACTTATAGTAATAATGCTTATGTGAAATACTTTCAAACTCACCCTTGTATGTTTAATCTTGATCCTATTGTAAGCATTAGAGCAGAGCATGATTATTTTCAAAATGACCTTTCTTTTTCAAGATTTCATCTTCTTGTACATTATGGTTTGGATTATTATTATAAATATGTTTTAGGATTAAAAGAACCAAAGATCTTAGATGATACACTTAGGGCAAATGAATTAGGAAGTTTTATCCATAAGGCACTAGAGCTTTACTATACACAAAAGTCAAAAAATCATTTTGATTATGAAGTTTTTATGCAAGTGATAAAAGACATGCAACAATATCGCATTGATGCGCTTAACTTAGCTCTAATACAAACTATATTTAAAGAATTTCAAATTCTTGAAAATGAACATTTTAAGCAAGGATATGTGGTGGAAAAATGTGAATTTATGCCACCAAAAAAAGAATTTACTGCAGAAAATGGAGTGAAAATTCGTGCTATAGGTTTTTTAGATAGAGTAGATAATAATGGCAATGAAAGATTGATTATAGATTATAAAAGTGGTAAAGCAGATGAAAAGTCTTATCAACTTGCTTTTTATAAGTTTTTATTAGAAAGTCAAAATGCTCCATCAAACACAAAAGCTTGTTTTTACGATCTTAAAAATATCAAAATCATACATGAAAATTCCAAAAGCAAGAGTGTGCAAGAATTAAAAGACTTGCTTAATGAGTTAGCTAAGGAGCCTTTGGAGAAAGAATTTTTTAATCAAAAAAACGACAATACCTATAGCCCTTATGCTATGCTTTATAAAAAGGAGTTTAAGCTTTGA